In the genome of Onychostoma macrolepis isolate SWU-2019 chromosome 10, ASM1243209v1, whole genome shotgun sequence, the window TCCTGTGACCTTGAACCTTGTATTCTTTGGAGTGGAAAGCACTTCAGACTTCAGTCTGTCGATTTTCCGATTTTAGAAATAAGTTGTGGCCAAATCATCCGGGTCAACAGAGACCCAGCCAAAAAGTTTAGAACTGGGAACTTCAGGCATTTATCCAGAAGGAAAGATAtgcttttgaaataaatgtctcCATCGTTTTGATATATGCGGTGGCTGTTCGTGACAGTGGCAGTTTGTGGGTGAGCTGTTCTGTGCTGTGGATGATATCAGACGCCCAGCTTGCATTAGTCTGTCCACTTTATGGCTGCAGCCAGCGCTTTCCTTCCTCTTATCTGGCGAGAGTTCAGAAGTGACGGATGCATTAGGACATGCACTAGTAGCTTTCAAGAGCTTAAATCCATTTGCTGGATTATCACTTTGAGCCCCTGTGTAATGACATGGCTCAACCCCAAACATCTTCCAGGATGTCGGACACGAAGGGTCGTTTTTTAACACGACCCGCGtggcttttttttaaacttttttaacatttgcatttttcatCAAGCATACAGAATCTAACTAATCTAATGTACATCTAACTCCTTCCTGTTATCATCAAACAGAAAAGCATGGCGCTAAtaatgccaaggtcatgggtttgaatTCCCATGGAAAGCAAGAACTGATTAAATttataccttgaatgcaatgtactGTAAttggctttggataaaagcaacTGCCGAGTGCAAACTCTTGTATCAGGTTCAAATTCCGGGTATGATTTTTACGGAGGTCTAATTAGATTTAGTACAATTCACCAAAAATAACactatgaaaacaaacaaacaggaaaaaacaatacatttttaacactgatacacattcacacattgaaaaaatgtgaaatgtgaatatgaaaaaaaaaaaaaaatatatatatatatatatatatatttttttttacaaattatgaatattaaacaaaaaataaaataaaaaccattttttaaaacgTTAACCTTTTAAACAAAGAAAGTATGGAAAAAGCTCaatctgaaatataaaatatcaaaaagttttttttattcagctagttgctgaattgttttaatttagtttaacttgatatactaaaataactcaaataaatattaataactatatagagatatattttaaaaactattaaaaatgacaaaaccacataacaaaattactaaaattttaattaaaatagaaatgaaaaatataaaaatggattcgaaatattaataaaagtatctcaatgatactaccGCAAACAACAGAGAATGGCGCTCGTAAcgtcaagatcatgggttcagGGGATCAATTCCAAATTAAATGTACTTTCTTTCAATTAAAGGTGTCTGCCAAATGCGCATGTAATAAATACCATTAGTGGCTGAGAAACTGACATAACATAAAACTCATCAAGTTTTTATTTCAGGTCCTGcaaatgcatttaaactgaTCCACAATGCAATGTGAGGGCTATACCAACCTTACTTGAAGTTTCAAGAAATTGACTCACAAAATAAACTCCCAGAAGTGTCCAAAAGCCTCGTAGCCTTCAGAATCACTTGGGTTTTGTCAGCCAAAAATATTCATCCCACTTACAAGAGGCTCAATAATAGTGCAAATCTCTTTAACATCTATTTGAGATATTCAAAGAGGTGTTTGCCCGTTGAAATGTGAGTGCCTTACTTCCAGGACATTAATGCTCTGCAATTGAATAACAGAAGAAGAAGTCAATATTAAGGGGGTGGTGGGGCTATCTTGCCCTGAACTCAGGTTACCTTCtgtttcatcatttttttttcagttcactTGTTTGAATTTGTGCGTGCGCGTGTGCGTTTGAGGGAGAGGAATAATGAAGCCTGTCTTCACATCATGAGGCCTTTCCCATGCCGCATTACTCTAGTGCCATCAGACGGCGAGGAAGGCCATCAGCAGCGTTGCATCTGTACGACTCTGCTAATTATTCTCCTGCCTTTATTAGACTACAGCCATCAGAGAGAGAAGGGGAAAGACATCATCTCCAGCCTAATTTTCTCCTtggctctatctatctatttccCGTCAGACTCTGGTCTGAATGAGGCTGCTCGCTTTTATCACACAGATTACTTCACAGGGTGACTCCAAGCCATTAAATTCTTATCTGTGTCAGAGCTGAAATATGATGTTTACGGTCCTGTCTGGCTATTAGTGTTAGAATTGAGATCTCATATCCAAGACAGGCTCGGTAGACACAGCAGAATTGATTAGGTGACCATGTCGCTTGATTTGAACGTGAAAGCTGTATTACATGCCAAATGATGCACACTGGgcattaaaatgaacattaagcCTAATTATTAGAGTCTGTTTGGCTGTGCGCAAATATGAAGCAATATCTCCACCTGCCAACATTTTGTCAAAGAAAAGCTCATTAAACACTAAATCAGACCATTCGAACCTAAACGTTGGACTTTTGGATTTCAGGGTATTGAAAGATATACCCATCTGAATGGGATGTGCCATATTTTCCAGATTGCTGTATGTATTCAGCTCCAGTGATGGTCCATCTGCGCCATCTCATGGCCGACTTGCGTTACTAcatctatacaaataataataatagtggaTGTTTTTTGTCCATGTGGAATCAGATACAGACTTTTTTTATAGTAAAAagtgtaattttacagtttatatGAACCAAATGGTTAAACaatttatatagtatatatgttttatatttatttaaagacctgaaagaataaaaaacacattactaCCAGGTTActactttatgtatttatacacatacatattataatttatacaagatgtaaacaaatatattcACCTTCTTTTTGAACGCTTCTGTGAATAGGCAAGACTTCCGGTTCATCAACCGCTGCAGGGAAATagcgagaagaataacaaagtgcaataaacggtaaaactgtttgcagtACGAACTactgtgttcataattaagataatatatCAATTTAATATAGTAAGACACAACAGTTTGCAATATAAAGCCGCAAAACGAgatgttttgtacagctaaaaatagctggaagctTGCACATCAATGGCCACGCCCTCGGGTCTTTGAACTAAAGCGCGCATTCTGTTGTTTCCATGGAATTCACGTGCCGCTGACCTGCCTTCACTGTTGCGCCGCGCTGCCTGGTATTTACGACACTTTCGTTCGGAAGACGGCAATATGCGGGCACACATGTGGAGTGCGGCGTGTATTTCTGCATTCAGAGTCCTGACTCGAGTTTGTGTGTCATCGCAGCGGGTTAAAGCATCCCTACCGGTGTTTACAGCCCACAACTTCTCTCTCTTCAGTCCATGTACCTTTGTGCTCGCCAAAGGTTTGATGTCAAGACGACCTCACAGCAGGAAGATGTCACAGTCCTTGGCGCAGCGGATGGTCTGGGTAGATCTGGAGGTAAACAGCAGCAGATAAACACAATAAACAAGACAAGATATCGTTTATAAGTCGCTTTTTAAAGTCAtaatcaggatttttttttattcaacgaAACGTTAGGCCTACATGACTAAACACGCCTGTATGGTCGAGTTTGACAGGTTTTATGCTGGATGCTTAATGCATTTGCATGGGTTTTTATGTAAAAGATTCAAAATAAACGATCTGCTTATATAGCAAGTCCAGCACAATATGTGCATGTCAAAACGTCTTTGCACAAGATTCAGAATGGTCACTGCAGCTGATGACCAGCTGACATGCTTGTTTACTAGTTTTTGCACATAGTGTTTGGTTTTGGTTCTGGTTCCACCCTACGCAGGAATTTTGTATCCAGGAACTCTTTACAGATAAATATCGGCTGAACTCCTCACAGTGATTGTGCAGTTATAGGATTGACAAGTTTTCAGTGTTGAATATTAATGCCACTGTACTTCCTGTTTCAGATGACAGGGCTGAATATAGAGAAGGACCAGATTATTGAGATGGCTTGCATCGTTACAGATTCTGATCTGAACGTCATTGCagaggtgtgtttttttttttttcattgcataAAGCAAAAACAGCATAAGTCCTATGCAGTCGGAATTAGAGTTAGTTTTAAGGGTGATCTACATACTAGTGTACACATAAATTGACATAATTGGCTTTTTAgttaagtttatttataaaacacatttaaaacaacaaatactGTACCAAAGTAGAGCTGATCAATTATGTTAGCTTAATTTCTATCATGTCTGTTTCTATGTATATTGtgctatatgtatatatgacCTCTCCCAAATACCCCCTGCGTGTAAtgtcatatataaaaataatgctttAAAGCTAGAAAATTGTTGGTTGGTTGTTATTGTTAGGGGCCAAATCTGATTATCAACCAACCAGACGAGCTGCTCGATGGCATGTCAGACTGGTGCAAAGATCATCATGGGAAGGTGAGTAGTACAGATTGATGCACTTGCTGAGTGTTTCctgtttgtgtgaatgagcCTGTCTGTGCTTGATGTGTGTTGTGTGATTGTGTTTCTGTTTGATGTGCCAGTCAGGGTTGACTCAGGCTGTCAAGGACAGTCACATTACTCTCCAGCAGGCGGAGTATGAATTCCTGTCTTTCATCCGACAGCACACGCCACCTGGACAGTGTCCTCTCGCAGGTAACCAACCACatgagctgctgtttttttcttttgcatgtTGCAGGTGTAAAATATtatggaagcttatttctgccttgcaattaaaaaaaataaataaataaaaaggtaatgtGACTTtggtctcacaattctgactttttcctcatAAATGCAAGTTTACATCTTAAGGCAGATTGATGTGTCATTCAGTTACTTTTTCATATAGCTAATTACATGGTGAATGAGAGAGTTTCTCTGTCGGTCATTTATTTTGTGtgccatatatatatttgcatataataattattacataatatGACTTTCAAAAGCTGAAGTGATACAGTTATATATTTGTTAGAATATGCATAACtcaatattttaactaattgcaaaagctgaataatcagtCAATGTCTACTGATTTATCAGTGAAATAATCGACGATTAGTCGATTAATcgttctaataattttttttagattaatcgattatcaaaataatcatttgttgcagccctacacctcagtattgtagtacattataaaacattatactacggggccgttgaatgcttgaatctgattggctgacgaacattctgaggtgtgcaattattttcagggaaacgcactgcgaacgtagttccaggcagctcttgaccgcattacatgaccatatcacttcgccaaatgatttctgttatttcaaaggtcttacaacagcaaaataaccaagatccacaacgacactggccaaatacataaatatagtaaacaatatgataaaaacgacatcatatccatgtttttgccacaaaattgcgctttattatgtacggaaagcacatactctatctctcctgctctctctccctcacagccGCACATATATAAGTTacagtttacacacacactaacatacatcgcgctaatgttgttagcgctactctgaagattttatcagtaaacaacttaaaaactacatgatttctcacaagcgaggtaacaacaacggcgcggttcgtgaacaaaaggaactaagtttcactataactagagacattgctgccgaacactattgagagatgTACataggtaatttttttttctctctctctcataacttagttattaactgcattaatctgttgtcaactagaggtcgaccgatagtggattttaccgataccgatagctaggttggaccacactggcccgataccgattaatcaaccgatagttttcaaaatggatactgaaagagagctagtgctttactatttttaaaaaagcagcaacagtactgaaccatactttgtaaatgactaaaaatattaatattatttactatattgatcattgaagttatttcatagtttgctaatgttaaaagaagaaactttaaaatttaaaaatgtagcctattagtagctaatagtgaatgctgaaatgaacacactctgacaaggaacaatacttctacagttttcattaatgctacgactggactcttattgttaagtgttaccatttaatttcaacagtcatgcttaaatatggtcatttttaaatatctacacaaggccatagcattacaattacatgcatatggatattgtatgtgtattcacacactttatttgcttctattttttaacacttgataattatctaatccaaaaaaaaaaaaaaaaaaagttagtcacacaccgggcaaaagcgcagcgctgcgtctaggaaaactcagaggtatcacacacacatacaccagacgctttgcgttcaaatcaagtggcggtctaaaacaatttatttaatcaccaaacggacataagtttgcttcaagaatgaacaatgtggcataaatgagtttgaagttccatgtttaaaaaaaaaacagagcaagcggaaagagaacgcgcgatctgtattacagctctctatatgaagcatacagactttattagagccacagaaagacaaacgttttgctgaaaaatgcacaatacataatttatagcctagggtgaagtcattatgtacattcacaacgatttgggacaaatataatgtaatttaatagaaaactatgtgaatggcgctctgttccgcggcaggcttttctgtcggctgtatttaaatgcgagtctggagtttcccgctctgtgcagctcgcagtgtcacgtgtcaaaataaacaaaacgtactgtcagtgatttccgcctctagaggccgctctcgttctgtataatgccagcggttTTCGGTGctgattaatcggcaaaaccgatgaatcggtcgacctctattatcaacggctcaagcctccgttactaggtttaaaatgacgttttggaattagcaacagaGGCATTGAATGAAATgcagaagaaataatcctactcacaatagcgatttaagtagaaatactggacgaatgccttgaaatatatcatctgattgatgtcttgaggtgtggcaaccgtagtataagcggaataattgacttcagtccgttgaattattagaaaaataatgcataccCGAGGTGTAACGGCCACTCCGCTTCGCGTCatgaccgcatcaccacctcgggtgtgcattattttttaatccaacggcccgtcgtcaattattccttacgtacgcaataataacgtaATGTGTAAATTCtaattttaattctaattattaaatggatgccacctcaTTGGgtcaataaagccctccctaccagatactttattttcaactttctgattatttccttcattttttatttatttttatttatttttttaaataaatgcctttccgatgcgatATGAGACTTCAAAAGGTTCGGCAAAAGGTGGGTTCGAACTTGGGTCGATCGCATCAAAAAGCACGCGCCTTACCATCTACGCCACTGAAACTGATTatcttttttcagtgttgactgttccaatcacacgttggtgggcggagttagtgaaAGCCTCagccaacaaggcgggctatttgcacttggtataaatagacactccgtaaaacaaccaggactcttcctagagctggcctcctggccaaactgagcaattgatggagaagggctttggttagagtggtgaccaagaaccttatggtcactctagttgagctccatgatcatatgtggagatAGGAGAAATCTACAGatggacaaacatcactgcaacactctaCTGATCCGGTCATGGCagtgtggccaaactcaatcctcttcttagtgaagacacatgaaaaaacacatggaatttgcaaaacagcacctaaaggaccctcagactctgagaaacaagattctctggtatgatgaacctcaatttcaagcatcatgtttgaaggaaaccagctctgctaatcacctgcagagtaccatcccaaaagtaaagtgtggtGGTAGCGGTCTCATGCTGTGTGGCTGTTTTTCAgtggcagggactgagggactcgtcagagtaGAAGAAGCTCAATGTACCAAAATATAGAGATgaccttaatgaaaacccagtccatagcattcagaacctccgactgggcagaaggttcacctgcCAACAGGATAATGACCCACAacaagagtggcttatagacaactgtgaatgtccttgagtggcccagccagagcctgGGCTTGAagccaatcaaatatttctggagaaacttGAAAATGTCTGCCAGCCCCATCCAatctgacagagcttgagaggtgaagaatggcagataattgccaaatgctgaTGTGAAAAGCTTGTCACATCATACCCAAAAAGATCAGAggctgtaaaggtgcttcagctaagtattgagttaagggtatgaatacttatgcaatgtacttatttcaggtttttgctaaaatcatttaagtaaatttttttttcctcattaatgtacacacagcaccccatattgacagaaaaacacagaattgttgacatttttgcagatttattaaaaaagaaaaactgaaatatcacatggtcctaagtattcagaccctttgctcagtatttagtagaagcacccttttgatctgatacagccatgagtctttttgggaaagatgcaacaagtttttcacacctggatttggggatcctctgccatttctccttgcagatcctctccagttctgtcaggttggatggtaaacgttggtggacagccatttttaggtctctccagagatgctcaattgggtttaagtcagggctctgactgggccattcaagaacagtcacggagttgttgtgaagccactcatcagaccagagaatcttattcaggtgttttttaagcaaactccatgcggcctttcatgtgtcttgcactcaggagaggcttccgtcgggccactctgccataaagccccgactggtggagggctgcagtgatggttgactttctacaactttctcccatctcccgactgcatctctggagctcagccacagtgatctttgggttcttctttacctctctcaccaaggctcttctcccccgatagctcagtttggccggacggccagctctaggaagggttctggtcgtcccaaacgtcttccatttaaggattatggaggccacggtgctcttaggaaccttaagtgcagcagaaattttttttgtaaccttggccagatctgtgccttgccacaattctgtctctgagctcttcaggcagttcctttgacctcatgattctcatttgctctgacatgcactgtgagctgtaaggtcttgtatagacaggtgtgtggctttcctaatcaagtccaatcagtataatcaaacacagctggactcaaatgaaggtgtagaaccatctcaggatgatcagaagaaatggacagcacttAAATATACGTTAAATATACGAGTTAAATATacgagtgtcacagcaaagggtctgaatacttaggaccatgtgatatttcagtttttcttttttaataaatctgcaaaaattctgtgtttttctgtcaatatggggtgctgtgtgtacatttaatgagggaaaaaaatgaacttaaatgattttagcaaatggctgcaatataacaaagagtgaaaaatttaagggggtctgaatacttggCATACCcactatgtatgtatgtgtgtgtgtgtgtgtatatatatatatatatatatatatttattattattattgttttttttaagaagttgtgacatttctgtttttgctttgtcattataGTATGGAGTATAGATTgatgtgggggaaaaaagtgatttaaagcagtttaacataaggcagcaacataaaatgtgaaaaaatgaatactttttatAGGCACTATACATCTCCCAATTCAGactttgtttttcagaattGCAAGCTATAAACTCGCATTTGTGACTTTGCCTCTTCAGACCTTTTCTTATTCTTTATTTCTTATAGTTCTTATAGTACATCTTAGACTAATTTTTTACCTCTCACAATTTGAACTCTATTCTGAAGTTCTgggaaaaagtctgaattgtgataaatgaactcagaattgaaagaaaaaatagCTTCCTTATGTCTCAGAGTTTATGTGGTATTTTATCCACAGGGAACTCTGTTCATGCCGATAAGAAGTTTCTGGATAAGTTCATGCCGCAGTTCATGCGACATCTGCACTATCGCATCATAGACGTGAGCACCATTAAAGAGCTGTCCAGGTATTTTCCCCATTTAGGTTTAATCAGATGACTGAACGACCACTGTTGCCACATTAATGCATGCAGACGTGCTTCAGCATGAACTAGAGAGACTATTTACAAAAGTACAGGAAGTAGGTGGTGATGTCAAAatactttctcttttttttttttccattctctTGCTTAGACGATGGTATCCAGAGGAGTACAGTCTCGCACCGCAGAAAAAATCATCACACAGGTCTGTGTACATCACACAAGTGTTTCACAGCTGTATTATTGACTGCCACGTTTAGCATAGCAAAAGATCCTTTGATGTACTCCTAAAATATTTAAGCATAAAGAAGAGCTGTTTTGTCTAATCTGAGAATAACGTTGTGTCTGTTTGAATTTTCAGAGCGCTGGAAGACATCCAGGAGAGCATAAAAGAGCTGAAGTTTTACAGAGTGAATGTTTTCAAAGTGAAGGAGAAGAGAAAAATAGTCCAAAATGGTGATAAGACATCTGTGATCTAATCTCCAAGCTGATCTGGAGTGGTTTTAGGATCTTGTGCCGAATTCTCAAATTTGGATGAAAGCCTGTGTGAATActtgagagaatgagagagcaAAGCTTCATGTTGATGTCCCCATTGTTTGtttcctgttttatttagttaCTCTGCAAATAGCCTAgtttaaaaagagagagaaatccAACAAGTTCAAAACTATGCAAATAACtcattgttttgaacaagttcCTTTTTATCCCTTGTGTTCCACTTTAGAAATCTGATTTGTTACTGGATCATGTCAGTGTGTAGTAATGAAACAAAAGTTTGATTGTGTAAGTTCTTCAGTCTGAGAGTGTTTTCATAACAccccttgttttttttaaataaaaatcatttgttgctgtttttgGAGGGTATTTGATGTGGTTTTGCTGAAAATTTGTTGCTGACTTGTAACTACGGTAACCTCAATCATACGGCAGATGGCAGTATACAGTC includes:
- the smfn gene encoding small fragment nuclease, with amino-acid sequence MRAHMWSAACISAFRVLTRVCVSSQRVKASLPVFTAHNFSLFSPCTFVLAKGLMSRRPHSRKMSQSLAQRMVWVDLEMTGLNIEKDQIIEMACIVTDSDLNVIAEGPNLIINQPDELLDGMSDWCKDHHGKSGLTQAVKDSHITLQQAEYEFLSFIRQHTPPGQCPLAGNSVHADKKFLDKFMPQFMRHLHYRIIDVSTIKELSRRWYPEEYSLAPQKKSSHRALEDIQESIKELKFYRVNVFKVKEKRKIVQNGDKTSVI